The sequence below is a genomic window from Daphnia pulicaria isolate SC F1-1A chromosome 6, SC_F0-13Bv2, whole genome shotgun sequence.
CGGAGACATGATGGAGTCGAAGCGATCGCTTCCATTCGTGGCCGGATGCCTCGTTTTATTGGTTATCGGATGCTTCCGCATTTCCGTCGACGCCACTCCCAACGGCGCTCCGCCAGAAGCTTGCGCAACGATGACTCCACAACACGGAGTGGACTGGCAACAGAAGGATTGCCcgtttgaaatcattgttGAAAAGgtgaattggatttttttcgattgtctaaaaattcgttttaaatattttctggtttggatttatttccatcatcatcagtcTACCATTTATGTGGGCGAAAGTCTCAAGATTCAGCTGGGAATCAAAAGTGGTGTGGATGTCAACGAGCCTGCCGCTCGTGGATTTAAAGGTTTCATGATCATGGCCTTTGACGCCACTGGCCAGAATATCGAACCGATTGGCATTTTTGACGGCACAACTCCCAACACCGAAATCCAGACCATGGACTGCCCAACTCCGTCGAAAGGTCCCAACTACAAGGCTCCAAaggtaaaaatcaattaataaagtgacattttagaaattttaaatCTGTATAACCTGACCCCAATTATTAAATTCCTTAATTGTTCCTATATGAAAACGAAATCTGTATGGACAACATGTAGTCAGGCGTAACCCATACCAATAACggcttcaaaaaatccgtcgaAGTTCTATGGACGCCACCGGCTGATCTCCTGGGACCGATTATCATCTCGTAAAAGTTTCACATTTTACAATTTGTTaacagaaaattaatttcattaatttaataatCGTTGAATTTATTGGGTTTGTAATTACGTATAGGGCGACTTTTGTCCACGAGAAGGACGTCATCTGGGTCAAAGAATCTTCGAGTCCTGTTCAAATCGTTCCCGATCCCGGGACAACTTCAAccgtaagtttttttaaaattgttacaTATTAATTGAAGTGTAGACGACTCACAAAATTCGCTTAACTATTATAGGTTCCGACAACTACCACTGAGGCAACAACTACCGTATCAACTACCACGGaggagacaacaacaaccccaccAACGACGACTACGTCAAAGCCAACAACACAAGGAGCGGCTGCATCCGTCGCTGGATGGACGCTGTTGTTGGGTGTTGTCGCGCTGAGCTTTTTACTTTAATCGGCAACCGGTTGGGTATGAATTGTGAAAtctgtttagttttttttcttcttcattgttAAACTAAAAATGAAGTATACCCGTGGGTAAGAGGCAATAAGTGTTACCTCATAATAAATATCATTCGAATCAATCAATCTATAAGAAAACTGCGCTCACGCACAACTGAAGCGCACCTACATATTTGCATTACAATTTCTTTGCACCGGAAAACCGAAACCAAGTTGTGAGGCCAGTGACGTTGTCCGCTCATGTTGTATGCTCGCCTATATTCGTTTAAGTGAAAAATGTGGGGCGTATTATTACGTGCTCAAATAAAAATGCGTGTATCCGGTTGGCAATTTTGAATGTGGGGGAAAACACGGACTGAATATTTTTAGCCTAAATGATGGCGCGTCTATTCAAATTGTGGTAGAATTTCCCGGCCTCGAGCTGTTGTGATAAACAAAAGACGCTGTTGCGCAACAATAAGTATGCTTAGTTACTTTGGTGGACCTACATTCTTTAGTCTTAAACGTCACAACAATTGCCAACATTATAGACCTGAGCGGGAGAAAACGATTTGGCAGCGCGGGAGCTGTAATACAACATAGACACGATTGTTGATACCTGTTCCACCACagagttttattatttattataaaattgaaagaaaattttatcaaaCTGATAAAACAGTCAATCATGAAAGATTTGGTGCATCAGCGTGCAGCTTGCGTGACTGATAACGAcgctattttattattattattcgtacGTGTTTTCCCACCAGACAAATTATCGACGGCCCGTATCAAACACAAGATTTGACAGATGCGCGTGCAACAGTGTGAAAAGGTGTGGCATTCCTCCGTCCACTGTCCTGAACTGAAGAAACTATTATAGAATGAAACGCTAAACATGCTGAAATAGGAAAATGGTTATactgaaacaaaattttagcaGTCAGAAGAAATAAAGATGAATTTGTTTGTGTCATTATATCTATTCTTATTTGTTTCACGTTAAAAATGAgtccgtaaaaaaaaaggaaatcaatcgCGCCTGAATTTTTAAACGACAGTCTCAATTTCCAGTTTGACCAACGGAGATTGCCTCAGTCCTTTTTGAAGGAAATCTATAAATCACGCTTTAATTGGCCAGCTGGCTTTCGCCGAAATCCCGTTCATTCAGACTAATAATACTGTATAGGGACAGCGATGGGAGGGTTCGAAAGTGGACTGACAAAATCGTCTAATTACTTCTTCCAAGTCCAGTTCGAAGTCGaatcacaaaaaagaaatttcaaagagAATTTTATTTCAGGTTCTATACCAATAGCCAAATATTAAGCCAAAGGCCAAAATGATTTGGACATAATTTTATCGGCCAACGAAATACGACGCGCTCATTTCCAGGACCATATTCGTTATTTTTACAGCAATACATTTTTAGCTGTTGATAAACTCACTGTCCAAGCTTTTCTTCTATACTTGAATAAAGACGACAAATGCATTCACCGTAAAATGGTGCATCTGACGACAAGGTGATAATGTATTCAAACCCTCGATGGGGGTGATAAATCGAAGCTTACAAGACTTGGAGCTCACGCATGATTTTCTCCATTTCTAGTTTTCTACCCCATCACAGCTTCTCCCGTTATATCATTGACGTATTATTGTTGTTCTGGTGGGAAACTTAAAGGGATTAAATTGAATGCTCTACCTCCTCTCCTCAGAACCGTCtgcttgtcgaacaaaggattggGCCTACGCTAagtgtcaagcgtaataacaatcttagttctgctatcgaccgctgtggtgcgcatcggcgtaaactgcgcacgactttttgctcgactactactttttcattggaataacatctatagCCGATAGGCGCGACCTAAAATTATTGTCGTCTGCTCGAAACTCGATGCTCTTCACATTTCGATTTTCACAAGCTTCGAAAGAGAGACGATAGACAAAACACAAAAGTTCAATGAGATTACAAGATTACATAGAAAACAGAGTCTATCACTAATTTGGGCGTGATTTGGGCTTGGCTGCACGAGAAATGGTGCaacaattaaaattcaaaaaatttggtcGTGTGAACTCTTAGCTCAGCTCTCCACTCCATTACTTATAACTGTATGCAGGTAATAGCCTAAATCCATgctaaaactaagaatacaaatgGAATAATTCTGGGACCTTATTAGAAGAGTAAAACCTATTCTAGGTTTGTAAAATGTGAGTTCCTGAATAGCTTTATGAAATTTATCATGTAAGCCCTTCTTGATGCATTTCTGAATGTCTCTGTATGCTCTGTATGTACatcctttgtgcagatttgaggcctaaGCCATCCATTGCAACAACAAGATATATGCATGGGCCAGTTTTTCATGTGCTGGTATAAacctgtcatcagcaacaatcccATTATCATCACTAGGATAATGATTTGTGTTACATTTCATCCTGTGATGTGCTAGACGTGCTAGATATTTttatgatgcatgacttgcacaaATGCAGTAAAGGCCTATTATAAAGACACCTTAAATTGTCCTgattattaacaattagggtgAGATAGTGGGTAACACTatcttattttcaacttttccagtACTTGATtctgtgaatatttttcataacccatttttcttttttctttagataaACAGTATCCTTCTTTATTGGAGAAACTACTGACGATGTCGATCGAGTTACGtatctcttcttcctctttttttaaaggtccTCGTGTACTCCCATGTGAGTGTAGgagtattcacgaggacctcctttttcctatcctgcctgatggtggattcaacttatTTCTGCGGATGGACTACTTGTGGaagcctggccgtatttcccaggcttaagccttaaaggtaggacaagtTGATTCTTCCTTTATTtggtgtcttgtgtgtgtattattCCTGGGTTGTTGGTGTCCCTTCAAGGCTCTGCGTTACAGTAATTGATTGCCGGTATTATTGCAGGATAACGTGTCCCGTAGAAATTATAGGTATAGCTACCATGCAAAGC
It includes:
- the LOC124342822 gene encoding putative defense protein, producing MMESKRSLPFVAGCLVLLVIGCFRISVDATPNGAPPEACATMTPQHGVDWQQKDCPFEIIVEKSTIYVGESLKIQLGIKSGVDVNEPAARGFKGFMIMAFDATGQNIEPIGIFDGTTPNTEIQTMDCPTPSKGPNYKAPKSGVTHTNNGFKKSVEVLWTPPADLLGPIIISATFVHEKDVIWVKESSSPVQIVPDPGTTSTVPTTTTEATTTVSTTTEETTTTPPTTTTSKPTTQGAAASVAGWTLLLGVVALSFLL